In a genomic window of Allomeiothermus silvanus DSM 9946:
- a CDS encoding DUF3386 family protein, with protein MNATASAYELLELARAGAYTLPEGFGGFSADLELYLGGSWHRGRVVARTPGDIELYLAVGGAEPLVEDLFEWPRRELASMLAHRSPRPFAQGEGRYPMRLTAEGPLGTRLELEDPLRSALWVQEGRVRLVERHFPASFFRIHLHAYAEAGAKYLPAHFTVIHRRADGSLEAVESFADAYTEVAGVWLPERRQVVRHDEQGLSVRELCLSHHRLLG; from the coding sequence ATGAACGCCACCGCCTCGGCCTACGAGCTGCTCGAGCTCGCCCGCGCGGGCGCCTACACCCTGCCCGAGGGCTTCGGCGGCTTCAGTGCCGACCTCGAGCTCTACCTGGGCGGTAGCTGGCACCGCGGGCGCGTGGTGGCCCGCACACCCGGGGACATCGAGCTGTACCTGGCGGTCGGCGGGGCCGAGCCCTTGGTGGAGGACCTGTTCGAGTGGCCGCGGCGGGAGCTGGCTTCCATGCTGGCCCACCGCTCACCCCGCCCCTTCGCCCAGGGCGAGGGGCGGTACCCCATGCGCCTCACAGCGGAGGGCCCGCTGGGCACCCGCCTCGAGCTCGAGGACCCCCTGCGCTCGGCGCTGTGGGTGCAGGAGGGGCGGGTCCGGCTGGTCGAGCGCCACTTCCCCGCTTCCTTCTTCCGCATTCACCTGCACGCCTACGCCGAGGCGGGCGCCAAGTACCTCCCCGCGCACTTCACCGTGATCCACCGCCGGGCCGACGGGAGCCTCGAGGCCGTGGAGAGCTTCGCCGACGCCTACACCGAGGTGGCGGGGGTCTGGCTGCCCGAGCGCCGCCAGGTGGTGCGCCACGACGAGCAGGGTCTCAGCGTGCGCGAGCTGTGCCTGAGCCATCACCGGCTGCTGGGTTGA
- a CDS encoding FecCD family ABC transporter permease: MQSALPKVFSRYRLALLGLGAVLPLVVLLAAGSGAYAVAPQDIPRVLWERENPAYAVLMSVRFPRVLLAVVAGALLALSGAVMQGLFRNPLADPGLIGVSAGAALGAAAFIVALPGAGVLEVYALPFMAFAGGLLATLAVWTLASSGGRVQVLTLLLAGIALNALAGALIGLLVSRATDEQLRSLTFWTLGGYGGATWGLLAAIAPTALLSVWGLLRLSRPLNALVLGESEAFHLGVSLEPFKRKAVALAALAVGTVVAAAGSVGFIGLVAPHLFRLLAGPDHRYLLPGSVLLGAILSVLADLIARTAAAPAELPVGVVTSLLGAPFFIALLLRFKREVAR; the protein is encoded by the coding sequence GTGCAGAGCGCGTTGCCCAAAGTTTTTTCCCGCTACCGGCTGGCCCTGCTGGGTCTAGGGGCGGTGCTGCCGCTGGTGGTGCTGCTGGCGGCGGGCAGCGGGGCCTACGCCGTCGCGCCCCAGGACATCCCGCGCGTCCTGTGGGAGCGCGAGAACCCCGCCTACGCGGTGCTGATGTCGGTGCGCTTTCCCCGGGTGCTGCTGGCGGTGGTGGCCGGGGCGCTGCTGGCCCTGTCCGGGGCGGTGATGCAGGGCCTGTTCCGTAACCCCCTGGCCGACCCCGGCCTGATCGGGGTCAGCGCGGGGGCCGCGCTGGGGGCCGCTGCGTTCATCGTGGCGCTGCCGGGGGCGGGGGTGCTCGAGGTCTACGCCCTGCCCTTCATGGCCTTCGCGGGCGGGCTGCTGGCGACGCTGGCGGTGTGGACGCTGGCCAGCAGCGGCGGGCGGGTGCAGGTGCTGACCCTGCTGCTCGCCGGGATCGCCCTCAACGCGCTGGCCGGGGCCCTGATCGGGCTGCTGGTGAGCCGCGCTACCGACGAGCAGCTCAGGAGCCTGACCTTCTGGACCCTGGGCGGCTACGGCGGGGCCACCTGGGGCCTGCTGGCGGCCATCGCGCCCACCGCGCTGCTGTCGGTCTGGGGCCTGCTGCGCCTGTCGCGCCCCCTGAACGCGCTGGTGCTGGGCGAGTCGGAGGCCTTCCACCTGGGGGTGAGCCTCGAGCCCTTCAAGCGCAAGGCCGTGGCCCTGGCCGCGCTGGCGGTGGGCACCGTAGTGGCTGCGGCGGGCAGCGTGGGCTTCATCGGGCTGGTGGCCCCCCACCTCTTCCGCCTGCTGGCCGGGCCTGACCACCGCTACCTGCTGCCGGGCTCGGTGCTGCTGGGGGCCATCCTAAGCGTGCTGGCCGACCTGATCGCCCGCACGGCGGCGGCCCCTGCCGAGCTGCCGGTGGGCGTGGTGACCAGCCTGCTGGGCGCGCCCTTCTTCATCGCTCTGTTGCTGCGCTTCAAGCGGGAGGTGGCCCGGTGA
- a CDS encoding antibiotic biosynthesis monooxygenase family protein: protein MFVTMNRIPVNPEYTRQFEENFQRRARLVDRMPGFIRNLVLRPANPAEQPYVVMTFWESQAHFEGWVESPEFKEGHARSGTLPREVFRGHSQLETYEVFTDSAEAPAQEVGR, encoded by the coding sequence ATGTTCGTTACCATGAACCGCATTCCGGTGAACCCCGAATATACCCGGCAATTCGAGGAGAACTTCCAGCGCCGTGCCCGGCTCGTCGACCGGATGCCCGGCTTTATCCGCAACCTGGTTTTGCGGCCCGCCAACCCCGCCGAGCAGCCCTACGTGGTGATGACCTTTTGGGAGAGCCAGGCCCACTTCGAGGGCTGGGTGGAGAGCCCGGAGTTCAAGGAGGGGCACGCCCGCAGCGGCACCCTGCCGCGCGAGGTCTTCCGGGGGCACTCCCAGCTCGAGACCTACGAGGTCTTCACCGACAGCGCCGAAGCCCCGGCCCAGGAGGTCGGCCGATGA
- the hisF gene encoding imidazole glycerol phosphate synthase subunit HisF — MLAKRIIPCLDVHAGRVVKGINFVNLRDAGDPVQAAHAYDRAGADELVFLDITATHEERKILLDVVSQVAEQVFIPLTVGGGVRSLEDARALLGAGADKVSVNSAAVRRPELIRELSDHFGSQAVVLAIDARQSPDGWEVYVAGGRTPTGLDAVRWAERGVELGAGEILLTSMDKDGTKAGYDLPLTRTIREAVGVPLIASGGAGKREDFAAVLEVCDAALAASVFHFGEIPIPELKEYLASRGFPIRIEVPA; from the coding sequence ATGCTAGCCAAACGCATCATCCCTTGCCTGGACGTCCACGCCGGACGGGTGGTCAAGGGAATCAACTTCGTAAACCTGCGGGATGCCGGAGACCCGGTGCAAGCCGCCCACGCCTACGACCGAGCGGGAGCCGATGAGTTGGTATTTCTCGACATCACCGCTACCCATGAGGAGCGGAAAATCCTGCTCGATGTGGTTTCGCAAGTGGCGGAGCAGGTGTTTATCCCGCTCACCGTGGGGGGCGGGGTACGCAGCCTGGAGGACGCCCGCGCCCTTCTGGGGGCCGGGGCCGACAAGGTCTCGGTAAACTCAGCGGCGGTCCGGCGGCCTGAACTCATCCGGGAACTCTCCGATCACTTTGGCTCACAGGCGGTGGTGTTGGCGATTGACGCCCGCCAAAGCCCCGATGGCTGGGAAGTTTATGTGGCGGGGGGACGCACCCCCACCGGGCTCGACGCGGTGCGGTGGGCCGAGCGCGGGGTGGAGCTAGGGGCGGGGGAAATCCTGCTCACCAGCATGGACAAAGACGGAACCAAGGCCGGCTATGACCTCCCGCTCACCCGGACTATCCGCGAGGCGGTGGGGGTTCCCCTGATCGCCTCGGGCGGAGCGGGAAAGCGCGAAGATTTCGCAGCGGTGCTCGAGGTCTGCGACGCCGCCCTAGCTGCTTCGGTGTTCCACTTTGGGGAAATTCCCATCCCCGAACTCAAGGAGTACCTGGCTTCAAGGGGTTTCCCTATCCGCATCGAGGTGCCCGCATGA
- the glpX gene encoding class II fructose-bisphosphatase, with the protein MDIERLLVLEVARVTEQAALAASRLAGKGDKEAVDAAGTEAMRQVLGELPINGTVVIGEGEMDEAPMLYIGEKLGMGGPEVDIAVDPVEGTTITAKGLPNSITVIAISEKGGLLHAPDMYMEKLVVAPPAVGKVSLEYPVKANLRLIAESLQRGVEDLVVVVLDRPRHEKLIKEIRDAGARVKLIGDGDVVAALAVAVRGTGVHALMGSGGAPEGVLAAAALKCLGGEIQAKFLPADDTQRERMQAMGANEHQIYRTNDLAPGKEIVFAATGITHGDILEGVRFFGGGARTHSIVMGYKTRVVRFIDSIHLFERGARVTIRV; encoded by the coding sequence ATGGACATCGAACGCCTATTGGTACTCGAGGTCGCCCGCGTCACCGAACAAGCCGCTCTGGCTGCTAGCCGTTTGGCCGGAAAAGGCGATAAAGAAGCCGTGGACGCCGCCGGTACCGAGGCCATGCGCCAGGTGCTAGGCGAGCTACCTATCAACGGCACGGTGGTGATCGGCGAGGGCGAGATGGACGAGGCCCCCATGCTCTATATCGGGGAGAAGCTCGGAATGGGTGGCCCCGAGGTAGATATCGCGGTGGACCCGGTGGAGGGCACCACCATCACCGCCAAGGGGCTGCCCAACTCCATCACCGTCATCGCCATCAGCGAGAAAGGCGGGCTCCTCCACGCCCCCGACATGTACATGGAGAAGCTGGTGGTGGCCCCCCCAGCGGTGGGAAAGGTGAGCCTGGAGTACCCGGTCAAGGCCAACCTGCGCTTGATCGCTGAATCGCTCCAACGCGGCGTGGAAGACCTGGTGGTAGTGGTGCTGGATCGCCCTCGCCACGAGAAGCTCATCAAGGAGATCCGCGACGCCGGGGCCCGGGTCAAGCTGATCGGGGACGGAGATGTGGTGGCGGCGCTGGCGGTAGCGGTGCGCGGCACTGGGGTTCATGCTTTGATGGGCAGCGGCGGAGCCCCCGAGGGGGTGTTGGCCGCAGCGGCCCTCAAGTGCCTGGGGGGCGAGATTCAGGCTAAATTCCTGCCCGCCGACGACACCCAGCGCGAACGGATGCAGGCCATGGGGGCCAACGAACACCAGATCTACCGCACCAACGATCTAGCCCCCGGCAAAGAGATCGTCTTTGCGGCAACCGGGATCACCCACGGGGATATCCTCGAGGGGGTGCGCTTTTTCGGGGGTGGGGCCCGTACCCACTCCATCGTGATGGGGTACAAGACCCGGGTGGTGCGCTTTATTGACAGCATCCACCTCTTCGAGCGCGGGGCCAGGGTGACGATTCGGGTCTAA
- a CDS encoding IS701-like element ISMesi2 family transposase, whose protein sequence is MLSQASPKGVMPMNPPKCDDLDYIHFLIAAQRVFTCTEAARCSPKEKSPPAHDAFTRLLQRQPPDTAALWQEAKAFVKLREGLLILDDTTLDKPYARDMDLVSYHWSGKHQRVVRGIALMTLLWTEGQALIPCDFRVYDKPQDGKSKNDHFQTMLQKAKERGFQPEYVLMDSWYASLENLKAIVSFGWRFLTRLKGNRLVNPEGKGNVPIREVEIPGEGRVVHLRGFGFVRVFRTLSKDGEAEYWATNHLGMSEEKRAELERQGWGIEVYHRGLKQCCGVERAQVRKAVSILRHLLLALRAFLRLEVYRLRRGVSWYEAKASIVREAIRSYLAHPLHILQPTA, encoded by the coding sequence GTGCTTAGCCAAGCTTCTCCAAAGGGGGTGATGCCCATGAACCCACCGAAGTGCGATGACCTGGACTACATCCACTTTCTCATCGCCGCTCAGCGGGTCTTCACCTGTACCGAGGCCGCTCGCTGTAGTCCAAAGGAGAAGAGCCCTCCCGCCCATGATGCCTTTACCCGCCTGCTGCAAAGACAGCCGCCCGACACGGCGGCGCTGTGGCAGGAGGCCAAGGCCTTCGTGAAGCTCAGGGAGGGGCTGCTGATCCTGGACGACACCACCCTGGATAAGCCCTACGCTCGGGACATGGATCTGGTGAGTTACCACTGGAGCGGCAAACACCAAAGGGTGGTTAGGGGCATCGCCCTCATGACCCTGCTGTGGACGGAGGGGCAGGCCCTGATCCCCTGCGACTTTCGGGTCTACGACAAGCCCCAGGATGGGAAGAGCAAAAACGACCACTTTCAGACCATGCTCCAGAAAGCGAAGGAGCGGGGGTTTCAGCCGGAATATGTCCTGATGGACAGCTGGTATGCCAGCTTGGAGAACCTCAAGGCCATAGTCAGCTTTGGCTGGCGGTTTCTGACGCGGCTGAAGGGCAACCGCCTGGTCAACCCGGAGGGGAAGGGAAATGTACCCATCCGTGAGGTGGAAATCCCTGGGGAGGGGAGGGTGGTTCATCTTCGGGGTTTTGGGTTCGTGAGGGTGTTCCGAACGCTCTCCAAGGACGGGGAGGCGGAGTACTGGGCCACGAACCATCTGGGGATGAGCGAAGAGAAGCGGGCGGAGTTAGAGCGGCAAGGATGGGGGATCGAAGTGTACCATCGGGGGCTCAAGCAGTGCTGTGGGGTGGAGCGGGCCCAGGTGAGGAAGGCGGTCTCCATCCTGCGGCACCTCCTCCTGGCTTTGCGGGCCTTCCTCCGGCTGGAGGTCTACCGGCTGCGCAGGGGGGTGAGCTGGTACGAGGCCAAGGCGTCCATTGTTCGCGAGGCAATACGAAGTTATCTCGCCCATCCCCTCCACATCCTTCAGCCAACTGCGTAA
- a CDS encoding aspartate-semialdehyde dehydrogenase — MKIAIVGATGAVGQELLRVLEQRHFPLSELRLYASARSAGKTLSFRNTEYLVEALPEGPLPVDIVLASAGGSLSKQYAPIWAKKSIVIDNSSAFRYEPWVPLIVPEINAQAIRGHQNLIANPNCTTAILLMALYPLHRAFKAKRVIVSTYQSSSGAGASGMQELLEGTRDFLAGKPLQSRTFAHPLPFNVIPHIDAFQDNGYTKEEMKVLWESQKIMGDDTVKLSCTAVRVPTLRVHSEAVTAEFERPITPEAAREVLRQAPGVDLVDDPANLQYPLPLRASGKYNVEVGRIRKNLVFENGLDFFVAGDQLLKGAALNAVQIAETLVEMGEIHPAVAS, encoded by the coding sequence ATGAAAATCGCCATCGTAGGTGCAACCGGTGCGGTAGGGCAAGAGCTATTGAGGGTGCTCGAGCAGCGCCATTTCCCGCTTTCGGAGCTAAGGCTCTACGCTTCGGCGCGTTCTGCCGGGAAGACCCTGAGCTTTCGCAACACGGAGTACTTGGTGGAAGCCCTCCCCGAAGGCCCCTTGCCGGTAGATATCGTGCTGGCTAGCGCTGGGGGTAGCCTCTCCAAGCAATATGCTCCTATCTGGGCCAAAAAGTCTATCGTAATCGATAACTCTTCGGCTTTTCGCTATGAGCCTTGGGTTCCGCTGATTGTACCGGAGATCAACGCTCAGGCCATCCGGGGACACCAAAACCTCATCGCCAACCCCAACTGCACCACCGCGATCCTGCTGATGGCCCTTTATCCGCTCCATAGGGCCTTCAAGGCCAAGCGGGTCATCGTGAGCACCTATCAGTCCTCGAGCGGGGCGGGAGCTAGTGGGATGCAGGAATTGCTGGAGGGCACGCGCGATTTCCTGGCGGGAAAGCCGCTTCAGAGCCGGACTTTTGCCCACCCCTTGCCTTTCAATGTCATTCCCCACATCGATGCTTTCCAGGACAACGGCTACACCAAAGAGGAGATGAAAGTGTTGTGGGAAAGCCAGAAGATCATGGGTGACGACACGGTGAAGCTCTCCTGCACAGCGGTGCGGGTCCCTACCCTGCGGGTCCATTCGGAAGCGGTGACGGCGGAATTCGAGCGCCCGATTACCCCCGAGGCCGCCCGCGAGGTGCTGCGTCAGGCGCCCGGGGTGGACTTGGTGGATGACCCGGCTAACCTGCAATATCCATTGCCGCTTAGGGCGAGCGGCAAATACAACGTTGAGGTGGGCCGTATTCGCAAAAATCTGGTCTTTGAGAACGGGCTAGATTTCTTCGTCGCGGGGGACCAACTGCTCAAGGGGGCGGCCCTCAACGCGGTGCAGATTGCTGAGACCTTAGTGGAGATGGGGGAGATCCACCCTGCGGTCGCGTCCTAG
- a CDS encoding class I SAM-dependent RNA methyltransferase: MPGGLGLARTPTGTALVRGALPGEVVRVGLRPRKNHLEGQVLEILQAHPERYPEALPPTADLPLYYPAQLPLKQGFVHEALVRIAKLEFPLSPIQPSPDALNYRTAAQYALHPLGGLAYRKPNSHELAKIEQDPLIAPPLQEAFRLLSHGALSSLDEVVFRGSLYEGRTLVGLIGGEARFCRRTAQTLVQEGLAGVVWAEASPKGRFRGRVQHLAGERGLLEEYGGVLSTVDAQSFAQVNPKAAGLLYREAAQIAGGGERAVELYAGSGVLGLHLAERFCEVIAIEINKDAVRRGEADRERLGVSHLRFHRGDSRELYTFTPADLVAVDPPRSGLSAEVMQAIVQARPKRVLYLSCDPATWARDVRGLTQAGYRLAFARPYDFYPFTHHVEVLSLLER; the protein is encoded by the coding sequence ATACCGGGCGGTTTGGGTCTGGCCCGCACACCCACTGGCACCGCCCTGGTGCGTGGCGCCCTACCCGGCGAGGTGGTGCGGGTGGGGCTCCGGCCTCGCAAAAACCACCTCGAGGGCCAGGTGTTGGAAATCCTCCAGGCCCACCCCGAGCGCTATCCCGAAGCGCTTCCCCCGACCGCTGATCTTCCCCTTTATTACCCTGCCCAGCTACCTCTCAAACAGGGCTTCGTGCACGAAGCCCTGGTGCGCATTGCCAAGCTCGAGTTCCCCCTCTCCCCCATCCAACCCTCACCGGATGCCCTTAACTACCGCACCGCCGCACAGTATGCGCTGCACCCGCTGGGCGGACTCGCCTACCGCAAACCCAACAGCCATGAACTGGCAAAAATCGAGCAGGACCCTCTAATCGCACCTCCCTTGCAGGAGGCCTTCCGGCTATTGTCACACGGGGCGCTCTCGAGCCTAGACGAAGTGGTGTTCCGGGGTAGCTTGTACGAGGGGCGAACCCTGGTGGGCTTGATCGGCGGGGAAGCCCGCTTTTGCAGGCGCACCGCCCAGACTTTGGTACAAGAGGGCCTGGCCGGGGTGGTCTGGGCCGAGGCCAGCCCCAAAGGGCGCTTTCGGGGACGGGTGCAGCATTTGGCTGGGGAGAGGGGCTTGCTCGAGGAGTACGGCGGGGTGCTCTCGACGGTGGATGCGCAAAGCTTTGCCCAGGTCAACCCCAAAGCCGCCGGGCTTTTGTACCGGGAAGCCGCCCAGATCGCGGGGGGTGGGGAAAGAGCGGTGGAGCTTTACGCCGGGAGCGGGGTCTTGGGGCTCCACCTGGCTGAGCGGTTTTGCGAGGTGATCGCTATCGAGATCAACAAGGACGCCGTAAGGCGCGGAGAGGCCGACCGGGAGCGGCTGGGGGTGAGTCACCTGCGCTTTCACCGCGGGGACTCGAGAGAGTTATACACCTTTACCCCCGCCGATTTGGTCGCGGTGGACCCGCCCCGCTCCGGGCTATCGGCGGAGGTTATGCAGGCGATTGTGCAGGCCCGCCCTAAACGGGTGCTGTACCTCTCCTGCGACCCCGCGACCTGGGCCAGGGATGTGCGGGGGCTCACCCAGGCCGGTTACCGGCTCGCTTTCGCCCGGCCTTACGACTTCTACCCCTTTACCCATCATGTGGAGGTACTAAGTCTGCTCGAGAGGTGA
- the hisIE gene encoding bifunctional phosphoribosyl-AMP cyclohydrolase/phosphoribosyl-ATP diphosphatase HisIE, whose amino-acid sequence MNIEEVHFDANGLVPVIVQDAVSGQVLTLAYANREALAKTLETRQSTFWSRSRGELWVKGAISGNTQEVLEVVLDCDQDAVLYRVIPTGPACHTGAETCFHHPVTAETAPPPLGEVLEKVYRTLRSRLRERPEGSYVVKMHDAGLDRILKKIGEEAGEVIIAAKNGSREELAWEASDLLFHLLFTLTELGLSPQDLARVLWERNQKSTSIPAEGG is encoded by the coding sequence ATGAATATCGAGGAGGTGCATTTTGACGCCAACGGCCTGGTGCCGGTGATCGTACAGGACGCTGTAAGCGGACAGGTGTTGACCCTGGCCTATGCCAACCGGGAGGCCCTAGCCAAAACCCTCGAGACCCGCCAAAGCACCTTCTGGAGCCGCAGCCGGGGCGAGCTTTGGGTCAAAGGAGCCATCTCCGGCAACACCCAAGAGGTGCTGGAAGTGGTACTGGATTGCGACCAGGATGCGGTGCTCTACCGGGTGATCCCTACCGGCCCAGCCTGCCATACCGGGGCCGAGACCTGTTTTCACCACCCGGTTACTGCAGAAACCGCGCCTCCCCCTTTGGGCGAAGTGCTGGAAAAGGTCTACCGCACCCTCCGCTCCCGGCTCCGCGAGCGCCCCGAGGGCTCTTATGTGGTAAAGATGCACGATGCGGGTCTCGACCGCATCCTCAAGAAGATCGGGGAGGAAGCTGGAGAAGTTATCATCGCCGCGAAGAACGGTAGCCGGGAAGAACTCGCCTGGGAAGCCTCGGACCTGCTTTTTCACCTGCTCTTTACGTTAACCGAGCTGGGCCTGAGCCCTCAGGATCTGGCTCGAGTGCTCTGGGAACGCAACCAAAAAAGCACCTCCATCCCTGCCGAGGGTGGCTGA
- a CDS encoding heme/hemin ABC transporter substrate-binding protein produces MRCGTAALALLAGLALAQPFTVKDARGQNVTVWSTERIVSLNGSTTEILFALGVGERVVGRDDSSYYPAAALRLPSVGYQFRLNAEGILALRPTLVLGREDVKPPQVLEQIEGAGVRVVRVPDKPTLEGAREKIRTIAAAVGRVQRGEELIRRMERDLLALRSKLAQQRTRLKGLFLYLRGPQTTFVCGEGSNPVGMMELAGIANAAKGIKDCTQMTAEAVVAAQPDLIVVFTRGLESIGGVEGLRKLPGVLQTPAGQAGRVVAIDDLYLGGFGPRTGQAALDLFIGAYERSGLYVAGPKEEL; encoded by the coding sequence ATGAGGTGCGGCACGGCGGCGCTGGCCCTGCTGGCGGGGCTGGCGCTGGCCCAACCCTTCACCGTCAAGGACGCGCGGGGCCAGAACGTCACGGTGTGGTCCACTGAGCGCATCGTCAGCCTCAACGGATCCACCACCGAGATCCTCTTCGCCCTGGGGGTGGGCGAGCGGGTGGTGGGGCGCGACGACAGCAGCTACTACCCCGCGGCCGCGCTGCGGCTGCCCAGCGTGGGGTACCAGTTCCGGCTCAACGCCGAGGGCATCCTGGCGCTGCGGCCCACCCTGGTGCTCGGGCGCGAGGATGTCAAGCCGCCGCAGGTTCTCGAGCAGATCGAGGGTGCGGGGGTGAGGGTGGTGCGCGTGCCCGATAAGCCCACCCTCGAGGGGGCCCGCGAGAAGATCCGCACCATCGCCGCCGCGGTGGGGCGCGTGCAGCGCGGCGAAGAACTAATCCGGCGCATGGAGCGCGATCTGCTGGCCCTGCGCTCCAAGCTCGCGCAGCAGCGCACGCGGCTCAAGGGGCTTTTCCTCTACCTGCGCGGTCCCCAGACCACCTTTGTCTGCGGGGAGGGTTCAAACCCGGTGGGGATGATGGAGCTGGCGGGCATCGCCAACGCGGCCAAGGGCATCAAGGACTGCACCCAGATGACCGCCGAGGCGGTGGTGGCGGCCCAGCCCGACCTGATCGTGGTCTTCACCAGGGGCCTCGAGAGCATCGGCGGGGTGGAGGGCCTGAGGAAGCTTCCCGGCGTGTTGCAGACCCCCGCCGGGCAGGCCGGGCGGGTGGTGGCCATCGACGACCTGTACCTGGGCGGCTTCGGCCCCCGCACCGGGCAGGCCGCGCTCGACCTGTTCATCGGGGCCTACGAGCGCAGCGGGCTCTACGTCGCCGGGCCCAAGGAGGAGCTATGA
- a CDS encoding heme ABC transporter ATP-binding protein, whose translation MMLEARTLSFRVGQRRLLGGVSFGLEAGEVLGVLGPNGAGKSTLLRLLSGEERPTSGEVRLLGKPMAAYTAAELALLRSVLTQRRDLSFPFTAYEVAFLGRLPHLERRLEHPRDHQATAHALGLAQAQALSHRKYSTLSGGEQSRVDLARVLAQEPRLLLLDEPTNHLDPRHQVEVLQLCRRLAREGRAVVAVLHDINLAALFCDRVLLLHQGTAVALGTPQEVLEPERLERVYGLPFALTRHPSGRPWVMPLG comes from the coding sequence GTGATGCTCGAGGCGCGCACCCTGTCCTTCCGGGTGGGCCAGCGCCGCCTGCTGGGGGGCGTGAGCTTCGGGCTCGAGGCGGGCGAGGTGCTGGGCGTCCTGGGCCCCAACGGGGCAGGCAAGAGCACGCTGCTGCGCCTGCTTTCGGGGGAGGAGCGGCCCACCTCGGGCGAGGTACGGCTGCTTGGAAAACCGATGGCGGCCTATACTGCCGCGGAGCTGGCCCTGCTGCGCTCGGTGCTGACCCAGCGCCGCGACCTGAGCTTCCCCTTCACCGCCTACGAGGTGGCCTTCTTAGGCCGCTTGCCCCACCTCGAGCGTCGCCTTGAACACCCCCGCGACCACCAAGCCACTGCCCACGCCCTCGGCCTCGCCCAGGCCCAGGCGCTATCCCACCGCAAGTACTCCACCCTCTCGGGCGGGGAGCAGAGCCGGGTGGACCTGGCCCGGGTCCTGGCCCAGGAGCCCCGGCTGCTGCTGCTCGACGAGCCCACCAACCACCTTGACCCCCGCCACCAGGTGGAGGTGCTACAACTGTGCCGCAGGCTGGCCCGGGAAGGGCGGGCCGTGGTGGCCGTGCTGCACGACATTAACCTGGCGGCGCTCTTCTGCGACCGGGTCCTGCTGCTGCACCAGGGGACCGCCGTGGCGCTGGGCACGCCCCAGGAGGTGCTCGAGCCCGAGCGCCTCGAGCGGGTCTACGGCCTGCCTTTCGCCCTTACCCGGCACCCTAGCGGCAGGCCGTGGGTGATGCCGTTGGGGTGA
- a CDS encoding DUF3234 domain-containing protein: MDDLLKATWYVLEDPQVAGEHLVLESLGQRLSTIWLSQDEARAFMEKTPTAAGMQVGKLEGYALKETYLVALGRLGVNQIVVGYQPGMLQAQVIPREKALERLSLLAWEG; encoded by the coding sequence ATGGATGATCTTTTGAAAGCTACCTGGTACGTCCTCGAGGACCCGCAAGTTGCGGGCGAGCACCTTGTTCTGGAGTCCTTGGGGCAAAGGCTCTCCACGATTTGGCTTAGCCAGGACGAGGCTCGAGCCTTCATGGAGAAGACTCCTACTGCTGCGGGGATGCAGGTGGGGAAGCTCGAGGGCTATGCCCTCAAGGAAACGTATCTGGTTGCTCTGGGTCGTCTGGGGGTGAATCAGATCGTAGTGGGGTATCAGCCGGGGATGCTCCAGGCCCAGGTTATACCGCGCGAGAAGGCTTTGGAAAGGCTAAGTCTGTTGGCTTGGGAAGGCTAG